Proteins encoded within one genomic window of Leptospiraceae bacterium:
- the fliG gene encoding flagellar motor switch protein FliG — MESNKMHIPMNGAKKAALLLLSLGKEEAAKVLSHLDDKMIEQVVYEMSQIRMVSKIQRESILNEFKDTVAELQLGDRGGLETARELLSKTVGYNKADEILKKIDKKEIGQDFEFLNDIEPVIISSLLNGENPQTIAVTLSYLQPKKAADVLKHFPAEMQSTVALKLAATSKTHPEAILQIAKILKKKYDARDKSELAQAGGAESLANILNYMDKNMEENILRELNDKSPDLAYQVRDKLYVFEDILNLDAREMRTLVNKLGGNELLVIALRGAGDEIKRHFFTAMSQNRASDIVEEMDSRGKTTLREITLARNDILKIARELEEDGIIILKKRKDEFI, encoded by the coding sequence ATGGAATCGAATAAAATGCATATCCCTATGAATGGAGCAAAGAAAGCCGCTCTTTTACTACTCTCCCTCGGAAAAGAGGAAGCCGCGAAAGTGCTTTCTCATCTTGATGATAAGATGATCGAGCAAGTTGTCTATGAAATGTCCCAAATTAGAATGGTTTCAAAAATTCAAAGGGAATCCATTTTAAACGAATTCAAAGACACTGTCGCCGAATTGCAGTTAGGTGATAGAGGAGGACTTGAGACTGCTCGTGAACTTTTATCCAAAACAGTAGGATACAACAAAGCGGATGAAATTTTAAAGAAGATAGACAAAAAAGAAATCGGGCAGGATTTCGAATTTCTAAATGATATTGAGCCAGTCATAATCAGTTCTCTTTTAAACGGGGAAAATCCACAAACAATAGCGGTTACTCTCTCTTATCTTCAACCCAAGAAAGCGGCTGACGTCCTAAAACATTTCCCTGCCGAAATGCAATCTACTGTCGCTCTAAAACTGGCAGCTACTTCTAAGACTCACCCCGAAGCCATTCTACAAATCGCAAAGATTCTAAAGAAAAAATACGATGCAAGAGACAAATCCGAATTAGCCCAAGCAGGTGGAGCAGAGTCCCTCGCGAATATTCTAAACTACATGGACAAGAACATGGAAGAAAATATTCTGCGTGAGTTAAACGATAAGTCTCCTGATTTGGCTTACCAAGTGCGTGACAAACTATATGTATTTGAAGACATTCTAAATCTAGATGCAAGAGAAATGCGAACCTTAGTTAATAAACTAGGCGGTAATGAACTATTAGTAATCGCTCTTCGAGGAGCAGGAGATGAAATCAAACGACATTTCTTTACAGCCATGTCCCAAAACCGTGCATCCGATATTGTAGAAGAAATGGACTCTAGAGGCAAAACAACATTACGCGAAATCACCCTTGCCCGAAACGATATACTCAAAATCGCTCGCGAACTAGAAGAAGATGGAATTATTATTTTAAAGAAAAGAAAAGACGAGTTTATTTAA
- a CDS encoding YihY/virulence factor BrkB family protein yields the protein MAQTGLEKIKISDKLYLIPEKKGIKRAYVIFLRIILVSLHRFLADDCLTRASAIAYTNIVSLVPVLTVALAFLTISSGFTEKQDELFDSINTFLQKNEIRVDITPYLETLKDIVSSATQIGAIGFVVLIFSATAILRTFEAAFNQIWRITTPRPFIDKIIFYFFILAIGPLLGAIFTSFAAKFADATRASHLYSITRSSDNFLWMTGENGTIVKIQENGKRLAKLKDFKIDFENMHCISLDKEAEANCDQPKLSKESFVKIRNRKNQLVAMSANGVILQSLDLGLTWSVTEILNAKILDFSIADENNMFIVFVNGDIINYHNKDQYDKVFVNYRDSEDRVVATKIRFPDPKNGYFLDTNGYFWKTVDGGKTFQPSKVTKGTLNLTDLAILDNSNYAVVGERGGIFISHDAGKTWIDISHKKVSYTKIWYMQDEGKDELIVLNDLGSILYSNDLGNKWQMVYAPTDGKIFAMIPINPKFGFTAMNPDDENAPTEEDIAKEKEKQVIGDILAVGEFGKISIGDVKDGTLEWHTITGGDNIFSLYSFIKTIIPLSAIWIFFLMLYMLIPHTKIPFKAAAIGSAITGVILLLFIWAFGIYLRSFATSTMVVYRALAAVPIFLLVVYCLSIIMLFGAEITATLHYRDRYNSNRHPFDDGEDDVKYTFYTSIKYLVLLYAHQNKAKSFLAANDIKSSLEISTLEFDALTEKLVRDKFIVRVEGGFIAPCIMPDAISLFDLYDKISHESYDLPGFADKKGFVIKISEQLKEVNNFSKQTLSKIKFSELLV from the coding sequence ATGGCACAAACTGGTTTAGAAAAAATCAAAATTTCGGATAAGTTATATCTGATTCCTGAAAAGAAAGGAATCAAGCGGGCTTATGTTATATTCTTGCGGATAATTCTTGTATCCCTCCATCGGTTTTTGGCTGATGATTGTTTGACGCGTGCTTCTGCAATTGCTTATACGAATATCGTTTCCCTTGTCCCTGTATTGACTGTAGCACTTGCTTTTTTAACGATTAGTTCTGGATTCACAGAAAAGCAAGACGAACTCTTTGATAGTATCAATACTTTTTTACAAAAGAATGAGATTCGAGTTGATATTACTCCTTATCTAGAAACTCTAAAAGACATTGTCAGTTCTGCCACGCAAATCGGAGCCATTGGATTTGTAGTTTTAATTTTTTCTGCAACCGCAATTCTAAGAACCTTTGAAGCTGCTTTTAATCAAATATGGCGCATAACGACTCCTAGACCCTTCATAGATAAAATTATTTTTTACTTTTTTATTCTAGCAATCGGTCCTTTACTCGGCGCAATCTTTACTAGCTTTGCTGCAAAATTTGCTGATGCCACAAGAGCTTCTCACTTGTATTCCATTACCCGATCTTCGGATAATTTTTTATGGATGACAGGTGAGAATGGGACGATTGTCAAGATTCAGGAAAATGGGAAACGTCTTGCCAAATTAAAAGACTTTAAGATTGATTTTGAAAATATGCATTGCATCAGTCTCGACAAAGAGGCTGAGGCTAATTGCGATCAGCCGAAGCTTTCCAAAGAAAGCTTTGTTAAAATCAGGAATCGAAAGAATCAATTGGTTGCCATGTCTGCAAATGGAGTCATACTTCAATCCTTAGATCTTGGCTTGACTTGGTCGGTCACAGAAATTCTGAATGCAAAGATTCTGGATTTTTCCATCGCCGATGAGAATAATATGTTCATTGTTTTTGTGAACGGAGATATTATTAATTATCATAATAAGGATCAGTACGATAAGGTTTTTGTCAATTATCGTGACTCGGAGGACAGGGTTGTAGCGACTAAGATACGGTTTCCTGATCCGAAGAACGGATATTTTTTAGATACGAATGGATATTTTTGGAAAACAGTTGATGGCGGAAAAACATTTCAGCCATCCAAAGTTACGAAGGGAACTCTAAATTTAACTGACCTGGCAATTCTGGATAATAGTAATTATGCGGTAGTCGGAGAGAGAGGAGGAATATTCATAAGTCATGATGCCGGTAAAACATGGATAGACATTTCTCATAAGAAAGTTTCTTATACAAAAATTTGGTATATGCAAGATGAGGGAAAGGATGAACTGATTGTATTAAATGATCTAGGTTCTATATTGTATTCTAACGATCTAGGAAATAAATGGCAAATGGTTTATGCTCCGACGGATGGAAAAATTTTTGCTATGATTCCGATTAATCCAAAGTTTGGATTTACCGCGATGAATCCAGATGATGAAAATGCTCCTACAGAAGAAGATATTGCCAAAGAAAAGGAAAAGCAAGTCATTGGAGATATTCTAGCTGTTGGAGAATTTGGAAAAATTTCAATCGGAGATGTGAAAGATGGAACTTTAGAATGGCATACGATTACAGGCGGCGATAATATATTTTCTTTGTATTCATTTATAAAGACTATTATCCCGTTATCCGCTATATGGATTTTCTTTTTAATGCTTTATATGCTAATTCCTCACACAAAAATTCCATTCAAGGCTGCTGCTATTGGGTCTGCGATTACTGGTGTTATTCTCCTACTTTTCATTTGGGCTTTTGGAATTTACCTCAGATCCTTTGCAACTTCTACAATGGTGGTTTACAGGGCATTAGCTGCTGTGCCAATTTTTCTATTAGTAGTTTATTGTCTTTCTATTATTATGCTATTTGGAGCAGAGATTACAGCAACTCTTCATTACAGAGATAGATACAATAGTAACCGACATCCTTTTGATGATGGAGAAGATGATGTTAAGTATACCTTTTATACTAGTATCAAATATTTGGTCTTACTCTATGCTCACCAGAATAAAGCCAAATCCTTCTTAGCCGCAAATGATATAAAGTCGTCACTCGAAATTTCAACTCTAGAATTTGACGCACTAACAGAAAAATTAGTAAGAGATAAATTTATTGTCCGAGTGGAAGGTGGCTTCATTGCCCCTTGTATCATGCCAGATGCGATCAGTCTTTTTGATTTGTATGATAAGATTTCGCATGAGTCCTATGACCTTCCGGGCTTTGCGGATAAAAAAGGATTTGTAATTAAAATTAGCGAGCAGTTAAAAGAAGTAAATAATTTTTCCAAGCAAACTCTTTCTAAAATAAAATTTTCAGAATTATTGGTATAG
- a CDS encoding ATP-grasp domain-containing protein: protein MFKSGYFISIGAGKNQLPLILKSKELGLKIIAVDQNRDAIGFQHSEIKIIQSLHDFRKIYAAILKLFLPEPIVGVGVRSYGKAVLTAAYLAEKLELVGTNLTNMKKFYNKKLMKAFLGKCGVAVPTSYTWQYLRDFPKLVKTISYPCILKPVDNIAKLGIEVFHSSDSLLERLTQLKAKNDKFLLEEFIDGSELTVLGFAQNRKFTLVSISDKITTTFSPFLELSHRLPTIQEKVKGELKLICQNIIQLTELDNSPIVAEFKVTARGEIYLMEIMPEIGGEYLADFLIPEFYSYDYFKNYVRLFLNEPVEAVDTNLNRKKASISQICFIAPPEGNSTLTSLNRSELDFEEKVF from the coding sequence ATGTTTAAATCCGGCTATTTCATTTCCATCGGTGCAGGCAAAAACCAGCTTCCTCTGATCCTAAAATCTAAAGAATTAGGGCTCAAAATTATTGCAGTCGATCAAAATCGAGATGCCATTGGTTTTCAACATTCCGAAATCAAAATTATTCAATCTTTGCATGATTTTCGAAAAATCTATGCGGCGATTTTAAAACTATTTCTACCCGAGCCGATTGTTGGTGTAGGTGTTCGCTCTTACGGAAAAGCGGTCTTAACCGCGGCATATTTGGCTGAGAAGCTAGAATTAGTCGGGACAAATCTCACCAATATGAAAAAATTTTACAATAAAAAACTCATGAAGGCTTTTTTGGGTAAATGCGGAGTAGCCGTTCCAACTTCTTATACATGGCAATACCTGCGCGATTTTCCAAAGCTTGTCAAGACGATTTCTTATCCCTGCATTCTAAAGCCTGTGGATAATATCGCAAAACTTGGAATCGAAGTCTTTCATTCCTCTGATTCTTTACTCGAACGCTTAACTCAATTAAAGGCTAAGAATGATAAATTTCTCCTCGAAGAATTTATTGACGGATCTGAGCTTACCGTTTTAGGATTTGCGCAAAATCGAAAGTTTACGCTAGTTTCCATTTCTGATAAAATTACTACAACCTTTTCTCCTTTTTTAGAGTTGTCTCATCGGCTTCCTACTATTCAAGAAAAAGTGAAAGGAGAACTAAAACTCATTTGCCAGAATATCATTCAGTTGACTGAGTTAGATAATTCTCCGATTGTCGCAGAATTCAAAGTAACCGCCAGGGGAGAAATCTATTTAATGGAAATAATGCCGGAAATTGGGGGAGAGTATTTGGCAGATTTTCTCATTCCAGAATTTTACTCGTATGATTATTTTAAAAACTACGTCCGTCTATTTTTAAATGAACCGGTCGAAGCCGTTGATACTAATTTGAATCGAAAAAAAGCTTCCATTTCTCAGATTTGTTTTATTGCTCCTCCTGAGGGTAATTCTACATTAACCTCTCTCAATCGCTCTGAACTAGATTTTGAAGAGAAAGTTTTTTAA
- a CDS encoding GMC family oxidoreductase → MNKYDYDYIIVGSGFGGSVSAMRLSQKGYKVAVIESGKRWKSEDFPKTSFSLAKYIWFPKIFCYGIQRINLLNDVLILSGAGVGGGSLVYANTLYVPPKAFFDTPIVQKMGAEKNLLPFYDIAKRMLGVIENPKLWEVDTFMKETAEEMGCGESFTRTPVGINFNDKDQVDPYFNGEGPDRNGCNFCGGCMVGCRFNAKNTLDKNYLYFAEKLGATVIPETKVEKLIPLSVDGGEGYEIHTRSTTGFFGSPKKTFRARNVVLSAGVLGTLGILLKMQQEKIMTRLSPMLGHTVRTNSESLVGVTSLKKDVDYSKGIAITSSVYPDEHTHIEPVRYSAGSDAMGTLAAGTLVDGGKGIPRFLRFLWGSILHPINTIRFISPFGFAKKSIILLVMQTVDNSIKIVRKRRLIWPFQKTLTSVQEVGKHIPTFIPIANEFARRLAKRIGGVARSTLNEVILDIPTTAHILSGCIIGDSPEKGVIDLKNQVYGYKNLIICDGSMVPANLGVNPSLTITALTERAMSFVPLATEASCIKFFEYEKNWKITNTLSALEEAKVVVEKAENKFKKSPVKKEIPVADKIEQPIAKKTSAKKVKPESKKTVAKTKPKAKSKKK, encoded by the coding sequence ATGAATAAATACGATTATGATTATATAATAGTTGGTTCTGGTTTTGGAGGGAGTGTTTCTGCAATGCGACTCTCTCAAAAAGGCTATAAAGTAGCTGTCATTGAGTCAGGCAAAAGATGGAAGTCAGAAGATTTTCCAAAGACAAGTTTTTCTTTAGCAAAGTATATCTGGTTTCCTAAAATTTTTTGTTATGGGATACAGCGCATTAACCTCTTAAACGATGTATTGATTCTAAGCGGTGCAGGCGTTGGTGGAGGAAGCTTGGTTTATGCGAATACTCTCTATGTTCCGCCAAAGGCTTTCTTTGATACACCAATTGTCCAAAAGATGGGTGCAGAGAAAAACTTGCTTCCGTTTTACGATATCGCAAAACGCATGTTAGGCGTAATCGAAAATCCAAAACTCTGGGAAGTAGATACTTTTATGAAAGAGACAGCAGAGGAAATGGGATGTGGAGAAAGTTTCACTCGCACTCCCGTTGGAATTAATTTTAATGATAAAGATCAAGTGGATCCCTATTTTAATGGGGAAGGTCCTGATCGGAATGGCTGTAATTTTTGTGGCGGGTGTATGGTGGGTTGCCGATTCAATGCCAAAAACACTTTAGATAAAAACTATCTTTACTTCGCAGAAAAACTAGGAGCAACAGTTATTCCCGAAACCAAAGTGGAAAAGCTAATTCCTCTGTCAGTCGATGGAGGAGAAGGTTACGAAATTCACACTCGCTCTACTACTGGTTTTTTTGGTTCTCCTAAAAAAACATTTAGAGCGCGTAATGTTGTATTATCCGCTGGCGTGCTAGGAACACTTGGTATACTTTTAAAAATGCAACAAGAAAAAATCATGACTAGGCTTTCTCCAATGCTCGGTCATACAGTTCGCACAAATAGTGAATCTCTTGTTGGTGTTACTTCTCTTAAAAAAGATGTAGACTATTCAAAGGGAATTGCTATAACTTCGAGCGTTTATCCCGATGAGCACACTCATATTGAACCTGTGCGTTATTCGGCAGGCTCTGATGCAATGGGAACTCTTGCAGCCGGAACGTTAGTGGATGGAGGAAAGGGAATACCAAGATTTTTACGTTTTCTCTGGGGCTCGATTCTTCACCCGATCAACACGATTCGTTTTATTTCTCCTTTCGGATTCGCAAAGAAATCGATTATTCTTCTTGTGATGCAAACAGTAGATAATAGCATTAAGATTGTTCGCAAACGTAGACTCATCTGGCCTTTCCAAAAAACTCTTACTTCTGTCCAAGAAGTAGGTAAGCACATACCAACGTTTATCCCCATCGCAAACGAATTTGCTCGCAGGTTAGCAAAAAGAATTGGTGGAGTTGCTAGGAGCACTTTAAATGAAGTAATACTTGATATTCCTACCACTGCTCATATACTCAGTGGTTGTATCATTGGAGATAGTCCTGAAAAAGGAGTGATCGATCTAAAGAATCAAGTTTACGGATATAAAAATCTTATAATTTGTGATGGATCTATGGTGCCTGCCAATCTAGGGGTTAATCCAAGTTTGACGATCACGGCATTAACCGAAAGAGCAATGTCATTCGTTCCTCTCGCTACAGAAGCATCGTGTATAAAATTCTTTGAATACGAGAAGAATTGGAAGATTACAAATACGTTATCCGCTCTAGAAGAAGCAAAAGTTGTGGTAGAAAAAGCAGAGAACAAGTTTAAAAAGTCACCTGTTAAAAAAGAAATACCGGTTGCGGATAAGATAGAACAGCCAATCGCGAAAAAAACTTCTGCTAAGAAAGTCAAACCTGAATCTAAAAAAACAGTTGCGAAGACTAAGCCAAAAGCTAAGTCCAAGAAAAAATAA
- a CDS encoding glycosyltransferase family 2 protein — translation MKLSIVVPCYNEEKNIPLVLEKFQSVIKRNDVEVILVNNGSKDNSQLVLNELIPKYPFARTVLVEVNQGYGFGILSGLKEAKGDYIGWTHADMQTDPYDPIKALDLIESAGNPTNLFIKGNRKGRPIFDNFFTVGMSFFESVYMGVVLWDINAQPNIFHKSLFASWKNPPFDFSLDLFALYSAKKSGFQVLRFPVVFPERLHGASSWNTGLASKWKFIKRTLDFSFKLKKELR, via the coding sequence ATGAAGCTATCTATTGTTGTTCCCTGTTATAATGAAGAAAAAAATATTCCACTCGTGTTAGAAAAATTTCAATCGGTCATCAAGAGAAATGATGTAGAAGTAATTCTTGTAAACAATGGCTCAAAGGATAACAGTCAGTTGGTGTTAAACGAGCTGATTCCAAAGTATCCCTTTGCTCGCACAGTTCTTGTGGAAGTCAATCAAGGATACGGATTTGGAATTCTCTCCGGACTAAAAGAAGCGAAGGGAGACTACATAGGCTGGACACACGCCGACATGCAGACAGACCCGTATGATCCAATCAAGGCGCTAGACCTAATTGAGTCAGCGGGAAATCCTACGAATCTATTTATCAAAGGAAATCGAAAGGGTAGACCTATCTTTGATAATTTCTTTACAGTTGGAATGTCTTTTTTTGAGAGCGTTTACATGGGAGTAGTCCTTTGGGATATCAATGCACAACCAAATATATTTCACAAATCTCTATTTGCTAGCTGGAAGAATCCTCCTTTTGATTTTTCTTTAGATTTATTTGCTTTGTATTCTGCTAAGAAAAGTGGATTTCAGGTTTTGCGGTTTCCCGTTGTTTTCCCCGAAAGACTTCATGGAGCATCTAGTTGGAATACAGGACTCGCTTCAAAATGGAAGTTCATTAAAAGAACTTTAGATTTTAGTTTTAAATTAAAGAAAGAATTACGTTAA
- a CDS encoding class I SAM-dependent methyltransferase has product MDISGEELKKDCPLDKNCDWCFLFRSTYNYYDLPIHQCNTCGLQTIHPKDKYGLKAMYNSSYYLGTANYSYLDERKNEGYESFVWDARIRNIKKFKKTGNFLDIGSSFGGFLTRAKKAGFETFGIEISEYSAQYANERGIRTFNGSLLDADFPEEFFDVITLIEVIEHLDKPELVFAKLAKLLKPGGLLLIQTANFDGMQAKEEGPKYHYYLPGHLYYYSLTNLKKILTKNGFQNYTVYHGVDFPLYAKLLKSMGSFRSITDYFKWFRISYYHLKSKFFKGSTSSLVLYAFK; this is encoded by the coding sequence TTGGATATTTCAGGCGAAGAATTAAAGAAAGACTGTCCTCTGGACAAAAATTGCGATTGGTGCTTTTTATTTCGATCAACGTATAACTACTATGATTTGCCAATTCATCAGTGTAATACTTGCGGGTTACAGACTATTCACCCCAAGGATAAATATGGTTTAAAGGCAATGTATAATTCCAGCTATTATCTGGGAACGGCTAATTACTCTTATCTTGATGAACGAAAAAATGAAGGATACGAAAGCTTTGTCTGGGATGCAAGAATTCGAAACATAAAAAAGTTTAAGAAGACTGGAAACTTTTTAGATATTGGGTCTTCCTTTGGAGGATTTTTGACTCGTGCCAAAAAGGCTGGGTTTGAAACATTTGGAATTGAAATTTCTGAATACTCGGCACAGTATGCAAACGAAAGAGGAATTCGTACCTTCAATGGCTCTCTACTTGACGCTGATTTTCCGGAAGAATTTTTTGATGTGATCACGCTCATCGAAGTCATTGAGCATTTGGATAAACCTGAATTAGTTTTTGCTAAGCTTGCGAAGTTACTCAAACCCGGTGGACTTCTATTGATTCAGACTGCAAACTTCGATGGAATGCAAGCAAAAGAAGAAGGACCTAAGTATCATTATTATTTGCCCGGTCATTTGTATTATTATTCCCTTACGAATCTGAAAAAAATTTTGACCAAAAATGGATTTCAGAATTATACTGTGTATCACGGAGTTGATTTTCCACTCTATGCGAAGCTTTTAAAATCTATGGGAAGCTTTCGCAGTATCACTGACTATTTCAAATGGTTTCGAATTTCCTATTATCATTTGAAAAGTAAATTCTTCAAAGGTAGCACTTCAAGCTTGGTATTATACGCTTTTAAATGA
- a CDS encoding GtrA family protein yields the protein MKRELVFFLISGCSAVLTDLISYFLLVNSLGHDYAKALSFVLGSFVAFILNKYLTFQKKESSIAEIIKFSILYALTLGANVAVNHGVILITPEYKIFAFLCATGTSTILNFIGQKFWVFK from the coding sequence ATGAAAAGAGAGTTAGTATTTTTTTTAATTTCAGGTTGTAGTGCAGTTCTTACGGATTTAATTTCTTACTTTCTATTGGTAAATTCCTTAGGGCATGATTATGCAAAGGCTTTATCGTTTGTGCTCGGCTCTTTTGTTGCATTTATTTTAAATAAATATCTGACCTTTCAAAAAAAAGAATCCTCCATTGCCGAGATAATAAAATTTTCTATTCTGTATGCACTTACACTCGGCGCGAATGTAGCAGTTAATCACGGGGTAATACTCATTACTCCCGAATACAAAATATTTGCATTCTTATGTGCCACAGGAACTTCTACCATCCTCAACTTCATAGGTCAAAAGTTTTGGGTATTCAAATAA
- a CDS encoding thiolase family protein: protein MKKAVIVDGLRTPFGRYKGGLKSIRPDDLASIVIQNLVDKNKINHLQIDDVVLGCVNQAGEDNRNVARMSLLLAGLSEEIPGVTVNRLCGSGLEAINQAAMQIETGRAKLVIAGGVESMTRSPLVMLKPELGFSRGNHTLADSTIGWRFINPRLNQLYPVVTLGESAEIMADKFHISRRDQDMFSYESHKKASEAEAKGYFKEEIIPVYEMNSEKILLDRDEHVRIETSFEKLSELPTAFKKHGTVTAGNSSGINDGAAVLLVMEEEFAITNGYTPLAEVVTSAVVGVHPSLLGTGPIPSSLKALERAGLKKEDIDLWEISEAFASMVLTTVKELNLDLEKVNVNGGGISIGHPLGASGARMTLTLIHELRRRNLNYGLVTMCIGVGQGIATILKCC, encoded by the coding sequence ATGAAAAAAGCAGTAATTGTAGATGGACTCAGAACTCCTTTTGGAAGATACAAAGGCGGGCTAAAGAGTATTAGACCCGACGATCTAGCGTCTATCGTAATTCAAAACCTAGTAGATAAAAATAAAATCAATCATTTACAAATTGATGATGTTGTTCTAGGTTGTGTAAATCAAGCAGGAGAGGATAATCGCAATGTGGCGCGAATGTCCCTTTTACTCGCAGGTCTTTCGGAAGAGATTCCGGGTGTAACAGTCAATCGCCTTTGTGGATCAGGACTAGAGGCTATCAATCAGGCTGCGATGCAAATTGAAACAGGTAGAGCAAAGTTAGTCATCGCAGGCGGAGTAGAGAGCATGACGAGATCTCCCTTAGTGATGCTTAAGCCTGAACTTGGATTTAGTCGGGGCAACCATACATTAGCCGATTCTACAATCGGGTGGAGGTTTATCAATCCACGGTTAAATCAGCTTTATCCGGTAGTGACACTTGGCGAGTCAGCAGAAATTATGGCGGATAAGTTTCATATATCTAGAAGAGACCAGGACATGTTTTCGTATGAGAGTCACAAAAAAGCTTCAGAGGCAGAAGCAAAAGGATATTTTAAGGAAGAAATCATTCCCGTATACGAAATGAATTCCGAAAAAATTCTACTAGATAGAGATGAGCATGTAAGAATCGAAACTAGCTTTGAAAAACTTTCCGAGTTACCCACAGCATTCAAAAAGCATGGAACGGTTACGGCAGGAAATTCATCCGGTATTAACGATGGAGCCGCAGTTCTACTTGTCATGGAAGAGGAATTTGCTATCACCAATGGCTACACTCCATTAGCCGAAGTTGTCACATCAGCCGTTGTAGGAGTACATCCTTCTCTTTTGGGAACAGGACCGATTCCTTCTTCTCTAAAAGCATTGGAAAGAGCAGGGCTGAAAAAAGAAGACATTGATCTCTGGGAAATCTCGGAAGCATTTGCTTCAATGGTTCTTACCACTGTCAAAGAATTAAATCTTGATCTAGAAAAGGTGAATGTAAATGGCGGTGGAATTTCTATTGGTCATCCGTTAGGCGCTAGTGGTGCAAGAATGACGCTTACATTGATTCATGAGCTAAGAAGGCGTAACCTCAACTACGGACTTGTCACCATGTGCATTGGAGTAGGTCAAGGCATTGCAACAATTCTAAAGTGTTGCTGA
- a CDS encoding class I SAM-dependent methyltransferase has product MQNLNKSNPEIWDTHYKREKSRLIFPDENLVRILSRIPQGEFALDHGAGSGRHCVLLKSCGFQVTACDYSAKSIEAIQRTIPNVETDIIRSSDLPYTDEKFDLVVSWGVLHYNSLEEASHIVREIKRILKSNGNFVGTVRSTEDTHLKTKHGQIGLADLSGGNVRLYTLEELKELLKEFTNVEFGYMERSPIGKLEERICHWIFQAKN; this is encoded by the coding sequence ATGCAAAATTTGAATAAATCGAATCCAGAAATTTGGGATACTCATTATAAAAGAGAAAAGTCAAGACTGATTTTTCCAGATGAAAATCTTGTTCGCATACTCTCGCGTATCCCTCAAGGCGAATTCGCGCTAGATCATGGTGCAGGATCCGGCAGACATTGTGTTTTATTGAAGTCCTGCGGGTTTCAAGTCACCGCTTGCGATTATTCTGCCAAATCTATTGAAGCCATTCAGAGAACAATTCCAAATGTGGAAACTGATATTATCCGCTCATCTGATTTACCCTATACAGATGAAAAATTTGACTTGGTCGTTAGCTGGGGTGTGCTACATTATAATTCATTAGAAGAAGCAAGTCACATAGTGCGCGAAATTAAACGTATCCTCAAGTCTAATGGGAATTTTGTGGGAACAGTAAGATCAACAGAGGATACTCATTTAAAAACAAAACACGGTCAAATTGGGCTTGCTGATTTAAGTGGTGGAAACGTTAGGCTCTATACCCTTGAAGAATTGAAAGAACTTTTGAAAGAATTTACAAATGTAGAATTTGGCTATATGGAAAGAAGCCCGATTGGAAAATTAGAAGAGAGGATTTGTCATTGGATATTTCAGGCGAAGAATTAA